DNA sequence from the Rubrobacter radiotolerans DSM 5868 genome:
TCAGCCGGGCGACGGCCTCCTTCTGCCGAACGAGCGCTTCGAGGCGGCCCCGGGACCCGCTCTCGGTCAGAGGAGCGGACCGCCGGGGCTCGCTCCCGGCCCGGACGCCGGCCGTTCTGTCGAGCTTGCTCACGCCAGAGTGTCCCGCATGGAGTCGTGTCCCCCGGAGACGAGCTTTAAAGGTTCCTCGCCGCCTCCAATATATCCCGGGCCGGAAAATTAGCCAACACCTGCCAGAAGAACGGAGGGTTTTGGTCATGCGTATTCCACCCGCTGGGGCGAGACTCTACGCACGGAAGGGACGACGCCCCGGCACGGGAAACCGGCTACTCCCCGGCCTCTTACCGGGCGTCGTCTCTCCCCGTTCGCTGCGGGAGGGCTCTGTATCCCGGGATAGGAGGTAGGGGATGACCGAGCGCGAACCCGACGAGGGAAAGCCGGAGAAGACGGAGCTGCGCCGGATCCTGCTCGCGACGGATGGATCGGAGGATGCGCGTCTGGCGACGGTAGCGGCGGTCGACCTTGCCAACCGGAGCGGGGCGAAGCTCCACCTCGTGCACGTCTTTGAGTTTATACCTCCCCGCGAGTTCGTCAGCCTGGCGCTCAGGGTCCGCTCACCGTTCGCCTCTCAAAAGGAGGGGGAGAGGACAATCGAGGAGGCGGTCTCGCTCGTGCGGGAGGTCGGAGGGCGCGTGCAGGAGGCGCACCTTCGGATGGGCTCGCCGCCGGACGGCGTTCTCAGTGTCGCCGGGAAGATCGGCGCGGACCTGATCGTGATCGGGAGCCGGGGGCTCGGGGGCGTGAAACGGCTCCTTATGGGGAGCGTCTCCGAGCGGGTCGTCCAGCACGCGAGCTGCCCGGTGCTTGTCTTGCGCGACGGGGAGGACTTGTGGCCGCCGGCAAGGATCATCGTGGCGGACGACGGGTCGGAGCACGCCCTCCGGGCCGGGCGTCTTGGGGCACTTGTCGGCGGGCTCTACGGGGCTCGGGCAATGCTGGCGCAGGTCTACCCGAGAGCGC
Encoded proteins:
- a CDS encoding universal stress protein is translated as MTEREPDEGKPEKTELRRILLATDGSEDARLATVAAVDLANRSGAKLHLVHVFEFIPPREFVSLALRVRSPFASQKEGERTIEEAVSLVREVGGRVQEAHLRMGSPPDGVLSVAGKIGADLIVIGSRGLGGVKRLLMGSVSERVVQHASCPVLVLRDGEDLWPPARIIVADDGSEHALRAGRLGALVGGLYGARAMLAQVYPRALESERSSGSPGAKIVAAELGRAEERLLERARILEPALKRHLGVRLLPDRGSETIDGIATTLLEAAREAGESTLLALGSRGLGPLERVSMGSVSTKVVRAAPGPVLVCPGAGASEWKTQNRDSRKEARTSLAPGRLPASDRAKVRTGEGTG